In Luteitalea sp. TBR-22, one genomic interval encodes:
- the leuS gene encoding leucine--tRNA ligase, whose amino-acid sequence MADYSPQIIEKKWQERWTATGAFEVSEDASKPSFYCLEMFAYPSGRAHVGHVRNYMIGDVVARLKRMQGANVLHPFGWDAFGLPAENAAIKNNLHPEKWTLDNIAYMKGQLQRLGISYAWGRELATCLPDYYRWNQWLFIRMAERDLAYRRRSTVNWCPSCLTVLANEQVIDGACWRCGSHVTSRELEQWFLRITHYAEELLEGTNRLPDWPEKVLTMQRNWIGKSEGVQATFPIADEQGRATAEGIEIFTTRIDTIYGATFVLIAPEHELVEKFASESPDPAAFRKQAERFRQQDRLGRMSGEVEKEGFDTGRRVMNPFTGETVPVWVANFVLGGYGTGAIMAVPAHDQRDFEFARKYGLPVQVVVKPADGEPANGATMAEAFTEYGVSVNSDEFSGLPTEQAWQKMAASAEARGIGKKTIQYRLKDWGVSRQRYWGTPIPMIHCPTCGVVPVPDDQLPVVLPKIVEFTGKGESPLAQLPEFVNVSCPKCGGAARRETDTMDTFFDSSWYFYRFTDAKNDQQAFDPARCNYWAPVDFYSGGVEHAILHLIYSRFFARVFRDLGMVSHDEPFARLLTQGMVLKDGQVMSKSKGNVVDPDEMIAKFGADALRLYVMFVAPPEKEVEWTDTGLEGSYRFLTRVWRFVEPLAATLATAPAVDGVGEFSEVERALRRKTHQAVEKVTGDLYPRVQLNTAISGLMVLVNELYAFGEATGLFKPGRRAAGAEQPVGTDVPASTLAAAREAVEALVRLLSPFAPHMAEELWEMLGHTDGIVAAGWPTSDAAVAAEEAVEMPVQVNGKVRGRVVVPAGSPDDVVQAAALADPNVKAHTDGKTIVKVIVAAGRLVSVVVK is encoded by the coding sequence GTGGCCGACTATTCCCCGCAAATCATCGAGAAGAAGTGGCAGGAACGCTGGACCGCGACGGGGGCCTTCGAGGTCTCCGAGGACGCGTCCAAACCGTCGTTCTACTGCCTCGAAATGTTCGCGTACCCCTCGGGCCGCGCCCATGTGGGCCACGTCCGCAACTACATGATCGGGGACGTGGTCGCCCGCCTGAAGCGCATGCAGGGCGCCAACGTCCTGCACCCCTTCGGCTGGGATGCATTCGGCCTGCCGGCCGAGAACGCGGCCATCAAGAACAACCTCCACCCGGAGAAGTGGACGCTCGACAACATCGCGTACATGAAGGGGCAGCTGCAGCGCCTCGGCATCTCGTACGCGTGGGGCCGGGAGCTGGCCACGTGCCTGCCCGACTACTACCGCTGGAACCAGTGGCTGTTCATCCGCATGGCCGAGCGCGACCTGGCGTACCGCCGTCGCTCGACCGTCAACTGGTGCCCGAGCTGCCTCACCGTGCTCGCCAACGAGCAGGTGATCGACGGCGCCTGCTGGCGCTGCGGCAGCCACGTCACCTCGCGTGAGCTCGAGCAGTGGTTCCTGCGCATCACGCACTACGCCGAGGAACTGCTCGAGGGCACCAACCGGCTGCCCGACTGGCCCGAGAAGGTCCTGACGATGCAGCGCAACTGGATCGGCAAGTCGGAGGGCGTGCAGGCCACGTTCCCGATCGCCGACGAGCAGGGCCGCGCCACCGCCGAGGGCATCGAGATCTTCACGACCCGCATCGACACCATTTACGGTGCGACGTTCGTGCTGATCGCGCCCGAGCACGAGCTCGTGGAGAAGTTCGCCAGCGAGTCGCCCGACCCTGCGGCGTTCCGCAAGCAGGCCGAGCGGTTCCGCCAGCAGGACCGCCTGGGCCGCATGTCCGGCGAGGTGGAGAAGGAAGGCTTCGACACCGGCCGCCGCGTGATGAACCCGTTCACGGGCGAGACGGTGCCCGTGTGGGTCGCCAACTTCGTGCTCGGCGGCTACGGCACCGGCGCGATCATGGCGGTGCCCGCGCACGATCAGCGCGACTTCGAGTTCGCGCGCAAGTACGGCCTGCCCGTGCAGGTGGTGGTCAAGCCCGCCGACGGTGAGCCTGCAAACGGCGCGACGATGGCGGAGGCGTTCACCGAGTACGGCGTGAGCGTCAACTCCGACGAGTTCTCGGGCCTGCCCACCGAGCAGGCGTGGCAGAAGATGGCCGCGTCGGCCGAGGCACGGGGGATCGGCAAGAAGACGATCCAGTACCGACTCAAGGACTGGGGCGTCTCGCGACAGCGCTACTGGGGCACGCCGATTCCGATGATCCACTGCCCGACGTGCGGCGTGGTGCCGGTGCCCGACGACCAGCTGCCGGTGGTGCTGCCCAAGATCGTCGAGTTCACGGGCAAGGGCGAGTCGCCGCTGGCGCAGCTGCCCGAGTTCGTCAACGTCTCGTGCCCGAAGTGCGGCGGCGCCGCGCGGCGCGAGACCGATACGATGGACACGTTCTTCGACTCGTCCTGGTACTTCTACCGGTTCACCGACGCGAAGAACGACCAGCAGGCCTTCGACCCGGCCAGGTGCAACTACTGGGCGCCGGTCGACTTCTACAGCGGCGGCGTCGAGCACGCGATCCTGCACCTGATCTACTCGCGGTTCTTCGCGCGCGTGTTCCGCGACCTCGGCATGGTGTCGCACGACGAGCCGTTCGCCCGGCTGCTCACGCAGGGCATGGTGCTCAAGGACGGACAGGTCATGTCCAAGTCCAAGGGCAACGTCGTCGATCCGGACGAGATGATCGCGAAGTTCGGCGCCGACGCGCTGCGCCTGTACGTGATGTTCGTCGCGCCGCCGGAGAAGGAGGTCGAGTGGACCGACACCGGCCTCGAGGGCAGCTATCGCTTCCTGACGCGGGTGTGGCGCTTCGTGGAGCCCCTGGCCGCGACGCTGGCGACGGCGCCGGCCGTGGACGGCGTCGGCGAATTCTCCGAGGTCGAGCGGGCGCTGCGCCGCAAGACGCATCAGGCGGTCGAGAAGGTGACAGGCGACCTGTACCCGCGGGTGCAGCTGAACACCGCCATCTCGGGCCTGATGGTGCTCGTCAACGAGCTCTACGCGTTCGGCGAGGCCACGGGACTCTTCAAGCCGGGGCGGCGCGCCGCCGGCGCCGAGCAGCCGGTCGGGACCGACGTGCCCGCGAGCACGCTCGCAGCGGCTCGCGAGGCCGTCGAAGCCCTGGTGCGCCTGCTCTCGCCGTTCGCCCCACACATGGCCGAGGAGCTCTGGGAGATGCTCGGCCACACGGACGGCATCGTTGCGGCGGGCTGGCCGACTTCGGACGCGGCGGTCGCGGCCGAAGAAGCGGTCGAGATGCCCGTCCAGGTGAACGGCAA